The segment AAAGCACTTGGAAAATGGTCTTGTTTTCGACCATACAATCGAGGGTGATCTTGAAGAAAAAATATTACTGATCAATCAGCTTTCATTAGAAGCCTTGCAACTTATACGGAAAAAAGCAGTTACTTCCGTTAGCGAAAAGCACAATTATGAAACTGTGTTTAAAGAAAAAAAGAAGATTCTTGATGAAATGATATTTACTACAAATATTCTGAACACATTTCCGTTTACCCGGCAACCTAAAATAATTAACAACAAAAATGAAAATAAATTTATACCGGATCTTCTTTCTGTTGTAATTCCTTACTACAATATGGGCGATTATATACATGAAACGCTGGAAAGCATTTATAAATCTGCCTATACCTCGTTTGAAGTAATTATTATCAATGATGGTTCGTCTGACATACACAGCGCACTATTGGAAACTGTAAGTACATCTTATCCTGTACAGGTCTATTCCCAAAGTAACAAAGGTTTGAGTGCTGCCCGTAACGCCGGTGCAAACTTGGCCAAAGGCGAGTTTCTAGTTTTTATTGATGCTGACGATAAAATTCATCCAGATTATTTCGGCGAAGCAGTTGCGCTACTTAAGAAAAAGAAAAATGTATCATTTGTTGGATCTTGGGTTCAGTATTTTGAGCAAAGCAATGGCATCTGGCCAGCATTTACTCCAGAACCTCCCTACCTGCTTGCTTACAATATGGTTTGTAGTGGTGCACTAGTATACAATACCAATGACTTTTTGCAATATGGTTTAAATGACCCTGCTTTAAAGCATGGGCTTGAGGATTGGGATGCGGTTGTTTCCATGGTAGCAAATGGAAAGAACGGGGTAGTTATTCCAAAACTTCTTTACTATTACCGTATCAGGAAAGGATCAATGGCGAGAAGCTTCACACCAGAAAAAATAATTAGTGCAGTTACTTATATCGCAAAAAAACATCATGCCGCATATGCTCAATTTTCATCTGATCTTTCAGCACTTTACAATGCTAATGGACCGGCCTTTTTAACAAACAACATAACACTTGACCAATATAATTATCATTTGTTGCCAAGTTGGATTCCGTTTAAAACGAAGATTATTAAAGCGGTGAAACGTTTTCCCGCACTAAGAAACACAGCATTTAAAATACAATCATTATTAAAATATAGATCATGATATTACAAGTTTTAAAAGATTGGATTTCAGGGTCAAACAAATTGGAAAGAGTTTGGCTGCTTGCAAAAATTGAATTTAAACTAAGATACTACGAAAATAAACTTGGCCTTTTATGGGCGCTATTGAAACCCATTTCTGACATCTTTATATTTTACATAGCATTTGAAATAGTCCTAAAACAAGGCATTCCAAACTTCGTGTCATTTCTATTCCTTGCACTTATCCTTTGGAACTTTTTTGTTGAAAGCACGACAGGTACCATTCAGATTCTGAATAGCAAAAAATACCTGTATGAGTATACTAACATGAACAAGATAGAAATCTATCTTTCAACAATTTTATCCAATTGTATTGGTTTTACTTTCAATTTTATTTTATTCCTGCTTTATTTCCAACTTATTGACTCAGGAACACTTGGGCTAAGTGTGCAGGCTTTGTGGATCATCCCGATTTTTTTTAACCTTGTTATTTTTGCTTTGGGTTTTTCGATGATACTTTCAAATATTTATGTTTTGGCAAAAGATATAAGCCAAGTATGGATGGTAATCACGGGTATAGGGTTCTGGCTATCACCCATTTTATTCAAACTGGAAATTTTTCGACAGGCTTTGCCTGGCCTTGATTACTTGAATCCCATAGCTGGACTTATTATTAATGCTCGTAACACCGTATTATATCAGAAAAATCCAGAGTGGGATTTATTTGTTTTTAACTGGGCCTATGCCGCTTTTTTTCTACTACTTGGTTTTTTTCTTCTGAATAGAGTTGGCAAGAATGCCGCAGAAAAACTTTAAACTTTTTATATGGATAACTCTTTTGCAATACAAGCTAAGAACATCAGTAAAACATTTCACATTACTGAAGACAGTCATAATACAGTAAAACATCGTCTCTTTAATATTTTCAATCCGCCAAGATCGAAAAATGTTAACGCTGTTAAGATGATGTCATTTGATATTAAAAAAGGAGAATGTATTGGTCTATTAGGTCGTAATGGTTGTGGTAAATCAACGCTCACTAAATTAATGGCAGGAGTATATCAAACAGATACCGGTTACGTTAAGATCAATGGCAGCACAATGCTCATGAACCTTGGTGTGGGGATGAGCCACGAACTTACTGCAAGAGAAAATATTTACGTTTCAGGCTCAGTGCTTGGAATGAAAATAAAAGAAATTGATGCCATCTTCGATACAATTGTTGATTTTGCGGAGCTTCGTGAATTTATTGACACCAAAATCAAATACTTCTCATCCGGTATGGTTGCCCGTCTTGGCTTTTCCATTGCAGTGAATGCAGGTGCCGACATTATGTTCCTGGATGAAATTTTTGCAGTAGGTGATGTGAAGTTCCAGGAAAAGGCGATCAAAGTTTTTGAAAGCAGCTGGATCAAAGGAAAAACGGTTGTACTCGTGAGCCATTCTATGGATACGATCCGCAATTACTGCAGCAGGGCAGGCTTTATGAAAAACGGCGAAATGGTTTACTTTGGCGATACTGAAAAAGCAATTGAATTATACATGGCCGATAATCAATGATCGGCTATGTATTTCTTTTTGTGGCAGCAATGAACGAAAAGAAAAATCCTGCAAGCATACTTCCAATACTGCGGGCAAGATATACTTCAAAGATCATCGACACTATGAACGCTGTTACAACAAACAGGTCGAACATGTTTCCCCATTTGGCTACATCAACAAGTGGTAATACAACGAATGCCAACAGGAACATCAGCAGCCCTCCCACCCCAAACGTAAGCAACGCATCGAGGTAACTGTTGTGTACATTCTTTTTCGTTTCAATGGCCATATTAAAATTCCTTGCTTTATACACTTCATTCACAGCCTGAATACGATCACCAATACCAACTCCCGTAATCATATTGTTCTTTGCTGCTTCCCAGCCACAACTCCAAAGCGCAAGTCTTGTATTGGCCCCATTCCACTGTTCACTGTTTAACTGCATATCATAATGACTTTCTGCTCCCTTGCTGCTGTACTGATAATTGGTATAGGTTAACTCCTTAAACCGCTGAACTGTTTTTGGGAAAAATTTGAAGAGGATGAATGCGCCAATGAACATCCCAAGTATCAGTGTACTGCCTTCCAAATATTTTCGCTTTTTAATAATGTAATACACTGCAAATAAAAATAATCCTCCGTACAACAGGATCATTGCCGAGCGGCTCGCCAATAGGAAATGATATCCAAACAAAACAAGAATAGCCAGGTACAAAAGGCCGGGCATTGTAATAAATGATGCCCTTTTACTTAAAAGATAGATCAACCCAACAATTGAAATATTTACAAGCATTGCTACATAGATCGACTGTTGGAAAAAATGAACTGTCAGGCTATCATTATATAAATATCCAGTATTACCTGTTGCACGATATTGATTAAATGATAAACCGAGACTTACTAAAGCAGCAACTGTAGTAACAATAGCAAGAGCAAAAATGATCCTGTCTCTTAACTGGTTATTGATAACCATTGTACCAATTGCCAAAGGGAATAAGAAGATGGGCATCCGCATCGCTAACTGTGTAGTTGCCTCCATCTTATCTTCAGACCACAGGACACTTAAAAGATGCAGCAAATAGTAGAGAAGGAAAAGCGACATATATGGCCTGGCTTTCAGCAATTGAAATTTTCCTTTAAATGAATTGTTGCTGAATGAAATGATCACAAACATTCCTAACAGGATATTTGTAATAACCGGCATACGTGGTATAAAAAGACTGATTAAAAAAAGCAACACAAGCCAATAGAAGAGCTTCTCCTTTACACTTAATCTGCTACCCTCCCCATCCAATAATACCAATGCTTTCATAAATTAATTTGTGCCGCAAAATTAGTATGTAAAGGGCTCGGAAACTCAATTGAGCATCTGCAAACCAAGTAATAATGCTAACAATATTTTTAAAGTACATTATCACAACTCAGCAGTTTAAAAACGAGTTTTTTTCTCACCAATGGATTTCACTAAACCGAACTGTTTGACCGTGTATATAGAATTCTTTTATCTTTAGCTGAAAAATCAGACAAATCAACCCTCCACCAGCCAATATTATTGTTGATTGCGAACGCATGAAGTACCCCAACACGGGCCTCTATTATTTCTGCAAATATTTGAGTGAAGCATTAATTGAGCAAAAGCCGGCAGGCTTCAACCCTCCTGCCTTTTATATCCGCCCGTCTGAAACGGGGTTTCTTCCGGAAGGCACTTTGTATTATCCGCAAAAATGGTGGCATAAAATTTATCATCCCATTCCTTCCAATTATAAAGTATGGCATGGCACCTACCAGGGTAGCAACTATTACCCGGGTAGCAGAAAAGTAAAAAAAGTACTGACCATACATGATCTGAATTTTTTGTACGACAGCAGTAAAGACGCTGAGAAGAAAAAGAAATATTTAGAAAGAACTCAGGCAATGATCGATCGTTCCGACAGAATTGCCGTTATTTCAGAGTTTACGCACCAGTGTATCCGTGAGCATCTTGATATTTCTAATGTGCCGGTGCAAACAATTTATAATGGCTGCAATACGCCGGATGATAATTCTGTTTTTACAAAACCAGCTTTTATTGAGTCGGACACGCCGTATATTTTTTCAATTGGTACTGTGTTACGAAAGAAAAACTTTCATACCCTTCCCTGCTTACTGGTTGGCAATGATTATAAACTCATCATTGCCGGCATCACGCAGGATAAAAATTATGTAGATGAGATTTTTGCAGAAGCAAAAAAACATGGGGTTGAAGATCGGGTGCTGTTACCGGGCTCTATAACAGAAAATGAAAAATGGTGGTTGCTCAGTAATATGTTAGCCATGGCATTCCCGTCTATTTCAGAAGGGTTTGGGTTACCGGTGGTGGAGGCAATGCATTTTGGGAAACCGATCTTGCTGTCTACACATACTTGTCTCCCTGAAATTGGTGCTGATGCTGCATATTATTTCAATTCATTCGACAGCGAAGACATGCAGCAAACTTTCAAAAATGCGTTGCAACATTTTCATTCGCATCCGGAAATGGTTGACAAAGTTAAAAACAGGTCTGCCTTCTTCAGCTGGGGAACAGCGGCAAAACAATATTGGCAATTGTACCAACAGTTACTTCAGAACAAATAGTTCAGCTTCATTCAGAAAATTAATCATATGCCTGCAAAAGGATTCAGACGATATATCGAGTTATTTAAGCATATCAAAAATCCCTTTGAATACATTCTCCATAAAAATGAGCGGTTCAAACGATCGCTGATCTTTACAACTAAGCCAAACAAGATTCAGTTTCCTGTAGCATTGCCCTTGTACCAGGTGTTTAAAGAAATATTTCTTGAAGATGTTTACAATATTGAAGCTGTTGTTAAGCAAATGCCACAGAAACCTGTGATCATAGATATAGGAGCGAACGCAGGTTTCTTTGATGTATTGATCCTGTCAAAAATAAAAGATGCGAAAATATTTGCCTATGAACCCATACCCCGTAATACCCAACAAATAAAAACGGTGCTCGATGCAAACCCATCTATTAAAGATCATGTCATCGTTCACCAGGTAGCAGTAACGGGAACTCCGGCTGGTAAAATTGATCTATATATTGAATCTGAAAACGACAACAGCGTAATCGCCAGCATTTTTTCAGACTTCAATTCAAGTAATGCAAATAAGATTTCTGTAGATACCATAACGCTAACTGATATCTTACTAAAGAATGATCTTACAGAAGTTGATATTATGAAAGTAGATTGTGAAGGAAGTGAATATGATATTTTCTATAATACTGATCCTGCTTTGATACGCCGTGCAAAAATGTTATTGCTGGAAGTTCATGATCTGGATGAGGACAAAAATAATATTACAGCCATGCACAAATTCCTAGTTGATATTGGGTATGACTTAAAACATTACCCAATTAATAATTTTTGTCATGCAGTTGAAGCGGTGTTGAAAAAACAGTAAACAAGTGCTTACTCAGGCTTTGATTTTTTTGTAGTTCCTGAAATCAAACAACCGGTATCCTGTCTTTTTTTCAACCCAGTATAACAGCCAGTTCTTCAGCGTAAATTTCTTTTGATTAACATCCAGTTCTACATGCCAGTTTTTTGAGGCGATGCGTTGCTGCATAACAATTGGGTGTGTGCCTGTGAATTTCCTCAATGAATCAAATTGGCTGAAATCAAAATGATCTGATTTTTTAGGTGCAACCTCAATCGATTTATCATCATGGTAAAACCTTGCAGTAATTTTTTGTTTCTGCCGCATCTGCTCCGGGCTTTTCACCCAACCATAGTGATACACTTCTGCAGCAACAGGAACCACATTCAATTTCACTTCTCCTCTTCTGAATCCCTGTGCATCTTTATATGAGCTGATGCCGGGATCATTCCTGATGATACGCACTTCATGGCGATACCATTTGCGACTGTCGCCCACATAATCGTAAGTGCCGTAAAAATGCAGGTATTGAAATAAAAGTCCCTCTACACGTTTATCATCTTTGTAGCGTTCAGCAGTTTCTCGGATGACAGCATGGTATTTTTCATGGATCACTTCATCGGCCTGTATGTAAAAGATCCAATCGGTATCGGGCGATACATGGCTTTTTACCTTATCGGTCTCCAGCGCATACACCCGGCCACCTTCCCGCAGGTTCATATCCCAGGTGGAATAAATAATTTTCAGCTTATCCGATTTAATGGAACGGATGAGTGCATCTGTATCATCATCGCCTTTATCAACACTTACAATCATTTCATCTACCACAGGCAAAATGGAAGATATGGCTTCCCCCACAGGAAAGTCATTCAACACTGCATTGCGAACGATGGTTATACCGGTAATTTTCATGTGCTCTTTTACATTTGATTTTGGCCACATAGAATATGTTCAAAGAACCGATTTTTTTTAATACAAAGTAAAAAGCAGTGCCTGTTCGTCATGTGCTTATGCTAACGGGTAGTGGCAGAACACGGCTGAAAGATGCAGTACGCCTGCAAATAGCAGCTGCCTTTCCTGCAAACTTGTCTTATTTTTAAAGATGGTTCAAACTTTGACCATCATTTACCTTTTACTATAATTATGACATATCCATAAAAATTATCCCAGCCCGACCTTGTCGTTCAGGTGGAGACCTAACTTATACCAAAGGCGATGATAATTTTTGTGGATATGCTATGTGACCAAGAAAAAATTATAATTAACACATGAAACTGCTTTTAAAATATCTTACGCCTTATAAAGGCCTTATCACACTTACCATGGCACTGGCGGCCATCAATATTGGTTTTTCACTGATCGATCCTATTTTGTTTGGGAAGCTGATCAATTTGGCAAATCAGCACCAGGGCATCAACAAACCCCCTACGCATAATTTTGATTGGAACAGGTTCTTTTATTCTTTCAGCTGGAAAGAACCGGGAGTCCTTTTTGTTCTTACGATGTCCATCTCGGTTGCAATGGTCAGCCGTATTGCAAAAGCCTTTCAGGATTATTTTCAAAATCTCACTACACAGAAATTCGGCACAAAGGTTTTTACGGATGGTTTGAAACACGCCATGAAACTGCCCTACCAGGATTTTGAAGATCAACGCAGTGGTGAAACACTTTCTATTTTAACCAAGGTGAGAACCGATACAGAGAAATTTGTATCTGCATTTATCAATATTCTCTTCCCTGTTATCATCGGTATTGTGATCGTATCGTTATACGCATCATCTATTCACTGGACATTACCATTTATTTATTTCGGCGGCATTATTTTACTCGTCATCATTTCAAATGCACTCAGCAAGAAGGTAAAATCGGTACAAAAAACAATCGTAGCACAAACAACACAATTAGCAGGTGCCACTACTGAATCGCTCCGCAATATTGAGTTAGTAAAAAGTTTAGGGTTAACAGACCAGGAAGTAACACGCTTGAATAAAAACACATTCAAAATACTTGGCTTAGAACTCACCAAAGTAAAACGTATACGCAGTATCAGCTTTGTGCAAGGCACGTTTGTAAACACATTACGCCAGGTAATTTTGTTTATGCTGATGTGGACGATCTATAACGGACGAATGGATGCCGGCCAGTTAGTAACGATGCAGATCTTCTCCTTCTTTGTGTTTGGACCTTTGCAGGAGATCGGAAACATTCTTCTTTCTTACCGTGAAGCAGAAGCAAGTATCACCAACTTTCATATTCTGATGGAAAAGAAACCGGAAGCAACACCGGTTAATCCATTGCATCTTGGAAGAATTGAAACACTCTCATTCAACAATGTTTCATTCAAACATCAAACGGCTGGACAAAATGCTATCAGCGATATCAACTTCAATGTAAAGGTTGGCGAAACAGTTGCGTTTGTGGGCCCGTCAGGTTCGGGTAAAACCACATTGATGAAGTTGCTCGTAGGGTTGTACCGTCCGCAACAAGGAAATATTCTATACAACGGGAAAGATGAAAACTCCATCAACTTTGAGGATCTGCGTAACCAGATCGGCTTTGTAACGCAGGACACACAACTATTTAGCGGAACAATCAAAGAGAACCTGATGTTCGTAAATCCATCTGCAACAGATGAAGAACTGACGGATGCGTTGCACAAAGCAAGTTGCCAGCGATTACTGGCACGTGCGGAAAAAGGTTTAGATACCATGATCGGTGAAGGTGGGTTAAAACTCAGTGGTGGCGAAAAGCAACGTCTATCCATTGCACGTGCATTGCTGCGTAAACCACGTCTGCTCATTTTTGATGAAGCTACTTCTGCACTCGATTCGATTACCGAAGAAGAGATCACTTCAACTATTCGTGATATTTCGGCTGGTGAAAACCAGATCACGATTTTAATTGCACACAGGTTGAGCACCATTATGCATGCCGATCGTATTTATGTATTGGAAGGCGGCGACGTGGTAGAAACCGGCAATCACCAGCAACTGCTTGAAGAAAAAGGGTTGTAC is part of the Lacibacter sediminis genome and harbors:
- a CDS encoding glycosyltransferase; its protein translation is MYGGGIGTYCFHTAHMLLSKGYEITVFIPGKHLTKDKLYTKDGIRFVEFALIRTKASDFLGYETFIAFEFAAVIGDYLKKENVPDIIESQEYNGIAYYILQMKHLGYPLFSEIKVLLTLHAPSFLYHTYNEVPAYRHPYFWIGEMERWCILAADQLTAPGYFLTQAVQPYFSNKLSREIKVIPYPFEEKETEKDLSKDIRKNLFFFGKLTPQKGIFALLKAINNLRKKGWSNKITIIGGDHYYHPEQTSMRSWIKGKYKEEIRSGKLALSGNLSPSQLKILFNEGVVVIVPSIGDNYPFTVIESMQQGHLVLVSKQGGQGELVKHLENGLVFDHTIEGDLEEKILLINQLSLEALQLIRKKAVTSVSEKHNYETVFKEKKKILDEMIFTTNILNTFPFTRQPKIINNKNENKFIPDLLSVVIPYYNMGDYIHETLESIYKSAYTSFEVIIINDGSSDIHSALLETVSTSYPVQVYSQSNKGLSAARNAGANLAKGEFLVFIDADDKIHPDYFGEAVALLKKKKNVSFVGSWVQYFEQSNGIWPAFTPEPPYLLAYNMVCSGALVYNTNDFLQYGLNDPALKHGLEDWDAVVSMVANGKNGVVIPKLLYYYRIRKGSMARSFTPEKIISAVTYIAKKHHAAYAQFSSDLSALYNANGPAFLTNNITLDQYNYHLLPSWIPFKTKIIKAVKRFPALRNTAFKIQSLLKYRS
- a CDS encoding glycosyltransferase family 4 protein, which translates into the protein MKYPNTGLYYFCKYLSEALIEQKPAGFNPPAFYIRPSETGFLPEGTLYYPQKWWHKIYHPIPSNYKVWHGTYQGSNYYPGSRKVKKVLTIHDLNFLYDSSKDAEKKKKYLERTQAMIDRSDRIAVISEFTHQCIREHLDISNVPVQTIYNGCNTPDDNSVFTKPAFIESDTPYIFSIGTVLRKKNFHTLPCLLVGNDYKLIIAGITQDKNYVDEIFAEAKKHGVEDRVLLPGSITENEKWWLLSNMLAMAFPSISEGFGLPVVEAMHFGKPILLSTHTCLPEIGADAAYYFNSFDSEDMQQTFKNALQHFHSHPEMVDKVKNRSAFFSWGTAAKQYWQLYQQLLQNK
- a CDS encoding ABC transporter ATP-binding protein, yielding MDNSFAIQAKNISKTFHITEDSHNTVKHRLFNIFNPPRSKNVNAVKMMSFDIKKGECIGLLGRNGCGKSTLTKLMAGVYQTDTGYVKINGSTMLMNLGVGMSHELTARENIYVSGSVLGMKIKEIDAIFDTIVDFAELREFIDTKIKYFSSGMVARLGFSIAVNAGADIMFLDEIFAVGDVKFQEKAIKVFESSWIKGKTVVLVSHSMDTIRNYCSRAGFMKNGEMVYFGDTEKAIELYMADNQ
- a CDS encoding glycosyltransferase family protein, with protein sequence MWPKSNVKEHMKITGITIVRNAVLNDFPVGEAISSILPVVDEMIVSVDKGDDDTDALIRSIKSDKLKIIYSTWDMNLREGGRVYALETDKVKSHVSPDTDWIFYIQADEVIHEKYHAVIRETAERYKDDKRVEGLLFQYLHFYGTYDYVGDSRKWYRHEVRIIRNDPGISSYKDAQGFRRGEVKLNVVPVAAEVYHYGWVKSPEQMRQKQKITARFYHDDKSIEVAPKKSDHFDFSQFDSLRKFTGTHPIVMQQRIASKNWHVELDVNQKKFTLKNWLLYWVEKKTGYRLFDFRNYKKIKA
- a CDS encoding FkbM family methyltransferase, whose protein sequence is MPAKGFRRYIELFKHIKNPFEYILHKNERFKRSLIFTTKPNKIQFPVALPLYQVFKEIFLEDVYNIEAVVKQMPQKPVIIDIGANAGFFDVLILSKIKDAKIFAYEPIPRNTQQIKTVLDANPSIKDHVIVHQVAVTGTPAGKIDLYIESENDNSVIASIFSDFNSSNANKISVDTITLTDILLKNDLTEVDIMKVDCEGSEYDIFYNTDPALIRRAKMLLLEVHDLDEDKNNITAMHKFLVDIGYDLKHYPINNFCHAVEAVLKKQ
- a CDS encoding ABC transporter permease, with protein sequence MILQVLKDWISGSNKLERVWLLAKIEFKLRYYENKLGLLWALLKPISDIFIFYIAFEIVLKQGIPNFVSFLFLALILWNFFVESTTGTIQILNSKKYLYEYTNMNKIEIYLSTILSNCIGFTFNFILFLLYFQLIDSGTLGLSVQALWIIPIFFNLVIFALGFSMILSNIYVLAKDISQVWMVITGIGFWLSPILFKLEIFRQALPGLDYLNPIAGLIINARNTVLYQKNPEWDLFVFNWAYAAFFLLLGFFLLNRVGKNAAEKL
- a CDS encoding O-antigen ligase family protein, yielding MKALVLLDGEGSRLSVKEKLFYWLVLLFLISLFIPRMPVITNILLGMFVIISFSNNSFKGKFQLLKARPYMSLFLLYYLLHLLSVLWSEDKMEATTQLAMRMPIFLFPLAIGTMVINNQLRDRIIFALAIVTTVAALVSLGLSFNQYRATGNTGYLYNDSLTVHFFQQSIYVAMLVNISIVGLIYLLSKRASFITMPGLLYLAILVLFGYHFLLASRSAMILLYGGLFLFAVYYIIKKRKYLEGSTLILGMFIGAFILFKFFPKTVQRFKELTYTNYQYSSKGAESHYDMQLNSEQWNGANTRLALWSCGWEAAKNNMITGVGIGDRIQAVNEVYKARNFNMAIETKKNVHNSYLDALLTFGVGGLLMFLLAFVVLPLVDVAKWGNMFDLFVVTAFIVSMIFEVYLARSIGSMLAGFFFSFIAATKRNT
- a CDS encoding ABC transporter ATP-binding protein; protein product: MKLLLKYLTPYKGLITLTMALAAINIGFSLIDPILFGKLINLANQHQGINKPPTHNFDWNRFFYSFSWKEPGVLFVLTMSISVAMVSRIAKAFQDYFQNLTTQKFGTKVFTDGLKHAMKLPYQDFEDQRSGETLSILTKVRTDTEKFVSAFINILFPVIIGIVIVSLYASSIHWTLPFIYFGGIILLVIISNALSKKVKSVQKTIVAQTTQLAGATTESLRNIELVKSLGLTDQEVTRLNKNTFKILGLELTKVKRIRSISFVQGTFVNTLRQVILFMLMWTIYNGRMDAGQLVTMQIFSFFVFGPLQEIGNILLSYREAEASITNFHILMEKKPEATPVNPLHLGRIETLSFNNVSFKHQTAGQNAISDINFNVKVGETVAFVGPSGSGKTTLMKLLVGLYRPQQGNILYNGKDENSINFEDLRNQIGFVTQDTQLFSGTIKENLMFVNPSATDEELTDALHKASCQRLLARAEKGLDTMIGEGGLKLSGGEKQRLSIARALLRKPRLLIFDEATSALDSITEEEITSTIRDISAGENQITILIAHRLSTIMHADRIYVLEGGDVVETGNHQQLLEEKGLYYAMWRQQIGERKKLVATTS